The following are from one region of the Synechococcus sp. CBW1108 genome:
- a CDS encoding IS630 family transposase, with product MAVGRPMPPLVLTGDEVQQLQALAHSRSLPHSIVQRAQIVLACGAGETNTAIARRMGLTGMTVGKWRKRYRELGLEGLHDELRPGRPRTYEDDKVAEVINRALQTKPADGSTQWSARSLAAATGISKTTVHRWLQTFSVQPHRQKHFKLPTDPFFVEKVRDIVGLYLNPPENAVVLCVDEKTQIQALDRTQPLLPMGLGYVEGVTHDYIRHGTTTLFAALDVATGAVIAECKPRHRHQEFLSFLRRIDKEVPKELDLHLIVDNYCTHKHTKVKAWLAQRPRFHVHYTPTYASWLNQVERWFGIITQKAIRRGSFSSVKELINKIEQFVAAYDKTKVPFKWTAHADSILEKLQRLCSQISGTAH from the coding sequence ATGGCCGTCGGCCGTCCGATGCCGCCGCTGGTCCTCACAGGGGACGAAGTTCAGCAGTTGCAGGCCCTTGCCCATTCCCGATCCCTGCCGCATTCGATCGTGCAGCGCGCCCAGATCGTGTTGGCCTGCGGCGCTGGTGAAACCAACACCGCTATCGCCAGACGGATGGGCCTGACCGGAATGACCGTTGGCAAATGGCGCAAGCGATATCGGGAGCTGGGCTTGGAAGGTCTGCACGACGAGCTCCGCCCCGGCCGGCCGCGCACCTACGAGGACGACAAGGTTGCCGAGGTGATCAACCGGGCCCTGCAGACCAAGCCCGCCGATGGCAGCACCCAGTGGTCAGCGCGTTCTCTGGCAGCCGCCACAGGAATTTCAAAAACCACCGTTCACCGCTGGCTGCAGACCTTCTCGGTCCAGCCGCATCGGCAGAAGCATTTCAAATTGCCGACCGATCCGTTCTTTGTTGAGAAGGTCCGCGACATCGTTGGCCTGTACCTGAATCCACCCGAGAACGCTGTCGTGCTCTGCGTTGATGAGAAGACGCAGATCCAGGCCCTAGACCGCACTCAGCCGCTGTTGCCCATGGGCCTGGGCTACGTGGAAGGTGTGACGCATGACTACATCCGCCACGGCACCACCACCCTGTTCGCCGCACTGGATGTGGCCACCGGTGCGGTAATCGCCGAATGCAAGCCCAGGCACCGGCACCAGGAGTTCCTCAGCTTCTTGCGAAGGATCGACAAGGAGGTGCCCAAGGAGCTCGATCTGCACCTGATCGTCGACAACTACTGCACTCACAAGCACACCAAAGTGAAGGCCTGGCTGGCGCAGCGGCCTCGTTTCCACGTCCACTACACCCCCACCTACGCCTCCTGGCTCAACCAGGTGGAGCGATGGTTTGGGATCATCACCCAGAAGGCGATTCGGCGCGGCAGCTTCTCGAGCGTCAAAGAGCTGATCAACAAGATCGAGCAGTTCGTGGCGGCCTACGACAAGACCAAGGTGCCGTTCAAGTGGACCGCCCACGCCGACTCAATCCTGGAGAAGCTCCAGCGACTTTGCTCGCAAATCTCCGGGACGGCACACTAG
- a CDS encoding circadian clock protein KaiA yields MPEPALTIASLIRDSSLQEACGRWLAGGRWRMVWLDPDANPVAQLELRREEFDALVLEEGALESQAYQALSDLGLQLPAVVIGAVSGQTEFHQAEVHLPPDQLEQLSYSLDAAISRVLQRGPRAGASPPLGQTKPETPEGWKLANRLKGRLGYVGVFYKRDPSRFLRNLPELEREELFHSLERTYRDLLLSYFRDPAAANQALESFVNTAFFSDLPITKTVEIHVNLIDAFSQRLKLEGHKNDFLRDYRLALLDVMAHLCEMYRRSIPPDAPLAAIPLQATGQPTMV; encoded by the coding sequence ATGCCCGAACCGGCTCTCACCATTGCTTCGCTGATCCGCGATTCTTCTCTCCAGGAGGCTTGCGGCCGCTGGCTCGCCGGCGGCCGCTGGCGGATGGTGTGGCTCGATCCCGACGCCAATCCTGTGGCGCAGCTGGAGCTGCGCCGCGAGGAGTTTGATGCCCTGGTATTGGAGGAGGGCGCCCTGGAGAGCCAGGCCTATCAGGCCCTTTCAGACCTGGGCCTGCAGCTGCCAGCAGTGGTGATCGGTGCGGTCAGCGGTCAGACCGAATTCCATCAAGCGGAGGTGCACCTGCCCCCAGATCAGCTCGAGCAGCTCAGCTACAGCCTCGATGCCGCCATCTCTCGGGTCCTCCAGCGCGGCCCTAGGGCTGGGGCTAGCCCGCCCCTCGGGCAGACCAAGCCCGAGACCCCGGAGGGCTGGAAGCTGGCCAATCGGCTGAAGGGCCGCCTGGGCTATGTGGGAGTTTTTTACAAGCGCGATCCCTCCCGCTTTTTGCGCAACCTGCCCGAGCTGGAACGGGAAGAGCTGTTCCATTCGCTCGAACGCACCTACCGAGACCTGCTGCTCAGTTACTTTCGGGATCCGGCTGCTGCCAACCAGGCCCTGGAAAGCTTTGTGAATACTGCTTTTTTTAGCGATTTGCCAATTACAAAAACTGTTGAGATTCACGTGAATCTCATTGATGCTTTCTCGCAGCGCCTCAAGCTGGAAGGACACAAGAACGATTTTCTTCGGGACTATCGATTAGCCCTCCTTGATGTGATGGCCCATCTCTGCGAGATGTATCGCCGCTCCATCCCACCCGATGCTCCCTTGGCAGCCATCCCGCTCCAGGCAACCGGCCAGCCCACAATGGTTTGA
- the rpmA gene encoding 50S ribosomal protein L27 — translation MAHKKGTGSTRNGRDSNSKRLGVKRYGGETVSAGSILIRQRGTSVLPGVNVGRGSDDTLYALVAGVVKFESIKRGLRNRKRINIAVA, via the coding sequence ATGGCCCACAAGAAAGGCACAGGCTCCACTCGCAACGGTCGCGACTCAAACTCCAAGCGCCTCGGCGTCAAGCGCTATGGCGGTGAAACCGTCAGCGCCGGTTCGATCCTGATCCGCCAGCGCGGCACCTCCGTGCTGCCCGGCGTCAACGTCGGCCGGGGTTCGGACGACACCCTCTATGCCCTCGTGGCTGGGGTAGTGAAATTCGAAAGCATCAAGCGCGGCCTGCGCAACCGCAAACGCATCAACATCGCCGTCGCCTAA
- the truB gene encoding tRNA pseudouridine(55) synthase TruB — protein MPDQPCGFLVLDKPAGLTSHACVARVRRAYKLKRVGHGGTLDPAVTGVLPLALGPATRLLPYLEGDKTYRGVVQLGVRTVSDDLEGEVLARAAVPVLEAGDLTAALAAFRGKIQQVPPQVSAVHVDGQRAYKRVRQGEQLELAARPVTVHRLELLGWDPASGALEVEVACSAGTYIRALARDLGEALGCGGALASLRRTGALGFDLEQAVPLACLDQLPLPPLLDPLAALAHLPRRQLAEAEQADWRCGRAIGQILPLEAGQAVVVLSQDGNLAGMARARGEGLLQPKLVFNAAG, from the coding sequence ATGCCTGACCAGCCCTGCGGCTTTCTGGTGCTCGATAAGCCCGCGGGCCTCACCTCCCACGCCTGTGTCGCCCGGGTGCGGCGCGCCTACAAGCTCAAGCGCGTGGGCCATGGCGGCACCCTCGATCCAGCCGTGACCGGGGTGCTGCCGCTCGCCCTGGGGCCCGCCACCCGGCTGCTGCCCTACCTGGAGGGGGACAAGACCTACCGGGGCGTGGTGCAACTGGGGGTGCGCACCGTCAGCGACGACCTCGAGGGGGAGGTGCTGGCCCGAGCCGCCGTGCCTGTCCTCGAGGCAGGGGATCTCACTGCGGCCCTGGCGGCTTTCCGGGGCAAGATCCAGCAGGTGCCTCCCCAGGTGTCGGCCGTGCATGTAGACGGCCAACGGGCCTACAAGCGGGTGCGCCAGGGGGAACAACTGGAACTGGCAGCCCGGCCGGTGACGGTGCATCGCCTGGAACTGCTGGGCTGGGATCCCGCCAGTGGAGCCCTGGAGGTGGAGGTGGCCTGCTCGGCCGGCACCTACATCCGCGCCCTGGCCAGGGACCTGGGGGAAGCCCTGGGCTGCGGTGGTGCCCTGGCCAGCCTGCGCCGCACCGGGGCCCTGGGCTTTGACCTGGAGCAGGCCGTGCCCCTGGCATGCCTCGATCAGCTCCCCCTGCCGCCCCTACTGGATCCCCTGGCGGCCCTGGCCCATCTACCCCGCCGGCAGCTGGCCGAGGCGGAGCAGGCGGACTGGCGCTGCGGGCGGGCCATCGGCCAGATCCTGCCCCTGGAGGCCGGACAAGCGGTGGTGGTGCTTAGCCAGGATGGCAACCTGGCCGGCATGGCCCGCGCCAGAGGTGAAGGCCTGCTGCAACCCAAGCTGGTGTTCAACGCTGCTGGCTGA
- the kaiB gene encoding circadian clock protein KaiB — translation MTPRKTYILKLYVAGNTPNSMRALKTLRNILETEFLGVYALKVIDVLKNPQLAEEDKILATPTLAKILPPPVRRIIGDLSDRERVLIGLDLLYEELSEDGSDEQGPEENPA, via the coding sequence ATGACTCCCCGCAAGACCTACATCCTTAAGCTTTACGTGGCGGGCAATACGCCAAACTCGATGCGCGCCCTCAAGACCCTGCGCAACATTCTGGAAACGGAGTTTCTCGGCGTCTATGCCCTCAAGGTGATAGATGTGTTGAAAAACCCCCAGTTGGCTGAAGAAGACAAAATTCTGGCCACCCCCACCCTGGCCAAGATCCTGCCCCCCCCCGTGCGCCGCATCATTGGCGACCTCTCAGATCGGGAGCGGGTGTTGATCGGCCTAGATCTTCTCTATGAGGAGCTCAGTGAAGATGGCTCGGACGAGCAGGGGCCAGAGGAAAATCCAGCCTGA
- a CDS encoding YebC/PmpR family DNA-binding transcriptional regulator: protein MAGHSKWAQIKRTKAVVDAKRGAVFTRLGREITVAARSGADPTGNFQLRTAIEKAKAAGMPNANIERAIAKGSGQGSGSGEAFEAVRYEGYGPGGVAVLVEAFTDNRNRTAAEVRLAFGKHNGSLGETGCVGYLFEQRSVVQLAAGDGQAIDEEALLEGLLALEEQGGPAALGYSPLEQGALEVFGGFADLEALQDGLRRQGWAVAGWEHRWIPQTTCPLSDADSLRACLRLLDALEELEDGRSVTSNLEADEALLAEVMG from the coding sequence ATGGCCGGCCACAGCAAGTGGGCCCAGATCAAGCGCACCAAGGCCGTGGTCGATGCCAAGCGGGGGGCCGTATTCACCCGGCTGGGGCGGGAAATCACGGTGGCAGCCCGCAGCGGTGCCGATCCGACCGGCAACTTCCAGCTGCGCACAGCCATCGAGAAGGCCAAGGCCGCCGGGATGCCCAACGCCAACATCGAGCGGGCGATCGCCAAGGGTTCGGGCCAGGGCAGCGGCTCCGGCGAAGCCTTTGAAGCCGTGCGTTACGAGGGCTACGGCCCCGGCGGCGTGGCGGTGCTGGTGGAGGCCTTCACCGACAACCGCAACCGCACTGCCGCCGAGGTGCGCCTGGCCTTCGGCAAACATAACGGCAGCCTGGGTGAGACGGGCTGCGTCGGCTACCTGTTTGAGCAGCGCTCGGTGGTGCAACTGGCCGCTGGGGATGGCCAAGCCATCGATGAAGAGGCCCTGCTGGAGGGGTTGCTGGCCCTGGAGGAGCAGGGCGGCCCCGCCGCCCTCGGCTACAGCCCGCTCGAGCAAGGGGCCCTGGAGGTGTTCGGCGGCTTCGCCGACCTGGAGGCCCTGCAGGACGGCCTGCGCCGCCAGGGCTGGGCAGTGGCGGGCTGGGAACACCGCTGGATTCCCCAGACCACCTGCCCCCTCAGCGATGCCGACAGCCTGCGCGCCTGCCTGCGCCTGCTCGATGCCCTTGAGGAATTGGAAGATGGGCGCAGCGTCACCAGCAACCTGGAGGCCGACGAGGCGCTGCTGGCGGAGGTGATGGGCTGA
- a CDS encoding proline iminopeptidase-family hydrolase, with protein sequence MPPSSAPPGSGVRSIPVRTDFGTFEVWTRRSGASPHLKLLLLHGGPGCTHEYFEVFDGFLPQAGIELYFYDQLGSFHSSQPDHADLWEIGRFVDEVEQVRQALALDGSNFFLLGHSWGGILAIEYALRYQQYLKRLIISNMVWSVPEYNRYAEDRFMCQLPAGVLAEL encoded by the coding sequence ATGCCGCCTTCTTCAGCTCCGCCCGGTTCCGGTGTTCGCAGCATTCCGGTGCGCACTGACTTCGGCACCTTTGAGGTGTGGACACGCCGCAGCGGTGCGAGTCCGCACCTCAAGCTGTTGCTGCTCCATGGCGGACCGGGCTGCACCCACGAGTATTTCGAGGTGTTTGACGGTTTTCTACCCCAGGCGGGAATCGAGCTCTATTTCTACGACCAGCTCGGTTCTTTTCACAGCAGTCAGCCCGATCACGCTGATCTCTGGGAGATCGGGCGTTTTGTAGATGAGGTGGAGCAGGTGCGTCAAGCCCTGGCTCTCGATGGCAGCAATTTTTTCTTGCTTGGTCACTCCTGGGGCGGGATACTGGCGATTGAGTATGCGCTGCGCTACCAGCAATATCTGAAGAGATTGATAATTTCCAATATGGTCTGGAGTGTGCCAGAGTACAATCGCTACGCTGAAGATCGTTTTATGTGTCAACTGCCAGCGGGTGTTCTGGCCGAGCTCTAG
- a CDS encoding bifunctional 2-polyprenyl-6-hydroxyphenol methylase/3-demethylubiquinol 3-O-methyltransferase UbiG, whose amino-acid sequence MAETGLGVGRFLADGFGLRAQLAAFLAIAPEELEGRLPSSTDDLAALHPGSFDPERVEQFYEDAVGTGHLLELAAWHLGSADYIADTLRLQQLFAQGQLLDFGGGIGSHALAAAALPQVERVWFVDLNPHNRAFVEARATELGLAAKLGCYRDLADPALPRCFDTIVCLDVLEHLPDPSAQLEIFADRLGPAGTALLNWYFFKGFQGEYPFHFDAPELVESFFRTLSGRFLEVFHPFLITTRAYRLA is encoded by the coding sequence ATGGCGGAGACGGGGCTGGGGGTTGGGCGCTTTCTGGCCGATGGTTTTGGCCTGCGCGCCCAGCTGGCCGCCTTCCTGGCGATAGCGCCCGAAGAGCTTGAGGGCCGCCTGCCCAGCAGCACCGACGATCTGGCCGCCCTCCATCCAGGCTCCTTCGATCCCGAGCGGGTGGAGCAGTTCTATGAAGATGCTGTGGGCACCGGCCACCTGCTGGAGCTGGCGGCCTGGCACCTGGGCAGTGCCGACTACATCGCCGACACCCTGCGCCTGCAGCAGCTCTTCGCCCAGGGGCAGCTGCTGGACTTCGGCGGCGGCATCGGCAGCCATGCCCTGGCGGCGGCGGCCCTGCCCCAGGTGGAGCGGGTGTGGTTCGTCGATCTCAACCCCCACAACCGCGCCTTTGTGGAGGCCCGGGCCACCGAGCTGGGCCTGGCGGCGAAGCTGGGCTGCTACCGGGATCTGGCTGATCCGGCTCTACCGCGGTGCTTCGACACGATCGTGTGTCTGGATGTGCTCGAACATCTCCCCGATCCCTCAGCCCAGCTGGAGATCTTTGCAGACAGGTTGGGCCCGGCGGGGACCGCCCTGCTCAACTGGTATTTCTTCAAGGGTTTTCAGGGGGAATACCCCTTCCATTTCGACGCCCCGGAGCTGGTGGAAAGCTTTTTCCGCACCCTCTCTGGCCGTTTCCTGGAGGTGTTTCACCCCTTCTTGATCACTACCCGGGCCTACCGGTTGGCCTAA
- a CDS encoding queuosine precursor transporter codes for MTLQQRRDLTFLVLAGIFLGTMGMLNILGLTRFLQLGTIGSWPIVVAVGALPYPVTFLCTDLISELWGEQKAGQLVWVGLALNGWIVLILWLGGILPGVAGAPDATFFEVRRLAFGAVGASMVAYLAAQFTDVRLFHFWKRFSGGKALWLRNNGSTLVSQLVDTSAVVLISHYASHVLPVRPGEPVWPQLVSFIASGYLFKALAALVDTLPFYGLVAWLRHWLEVPEAGAELPD; via the coding sequence ATGACCCTGCAGCAGCGCCGGGACCTGACGTTTTTGGTGCTGGCCGGGATTTTCCTGGGCACCATGGGCATGCTCAATATCCTCGGTCTCACTCGCTTTCTCCAGCTGGGCACGATCGGCTCCTGGCCGATCGTGGTGGCGGTGGGGGCCCTGCCCTATCCGGTCACCTTCCTGTGCACAGACCTGATCAGTGAGCTGTGGGGTGAGCAGAAGGCGGGCCAGCTGGTGTGGGTCGGGCTCGCCCTCAATGGCTGGATCGTGCTTATTCTTTGGCTTGGCGGCATCCTGCCGGGGGTTGCCGGTGCGCCGGACGCCACCTTCTTCGAGGTGCGTCGTCTGGCATTTGGGGCTGTCGGGGCCTCGATGGTCGCCTACCTGGCGGCCCAATTCACCGATGTGCGGCTGTTCCATTTCTGGAAGCGCTTCAGTGGGGGCAAGGCCCTCTGGCTGCGAAACAACGGCTCCACCCTGGTGAGCCAACTGGTCGATACCAGTGCCGTGGTGCTTATTAGTCACTACGCCAGCCATGTGTTGCCGGTGCGGCCCGGCGAGCCCGTCTGGCCCCAGCTGGTTTCTTTCATTGCCAGTGGCTACCTGTTCAAGGCCCTGGCCGCTTTGGTTGACACCCTGCCCTTCTACGGCCTGGTGGCCTGGTTGCGCCACTGGCTGGAGGTGCCCGAAGCGGGGGCCGAGCTGCCTGACTGA
- the rplU gene encoding 50S ribosomal protein L21 has protein sequence MSSTPGNTSENTSTAELPSPAAGAPTGPYAIVETSGQQFWLQPNRYYDLDRIALEVDGTLTIDNVLLVNDGKATTLGQPYVKGATVELKVMAHRRGTKIIVYKMRPKKKTRRKNGHRQELTRVMVESISVSGKPIA, from the coding sequence ATGAGCTCAACTCCAGGAAACACGTCCGAAAACACGTCCACAGCCGAGCTGCCCAGCCCAGCTGCTGGGGCCCCAACCGGCCCCTACGCCATTGTTGAAACTTCAGGTCAGCAGTTCTGGCTGCAACCCAACCGCTACTACGACCTCGACCGGATCGCCCTGGAGGTGGACGGCACCTTAACCATCGACAACGTGCTGTTGGTAAACGACGGCAAGGCGACCACCCTGGGCCAGCCCTACGTCAAAGGGGCCACCGTGGAGCTCAAGGTGATGGCCCATCGCCGCGGCACAAAAATCATCGTCTACAAGATGCGCCCCAAAAAGAAAACCAGGCGTAAAAACGGCCACCGTCAAGAACTGACCCGGGTGATGGTCGAGTCGATCAGCGTCAGCGGCAAGCCGATCGCCTGA
- the kaiC gene encoding circadian clock protein KaiC yields the protein MQEPSPTSNALMQVQKLPTGIEGFDDVCHGGLPIGRSTLISGTSGTGKTIFSLNFLYNGIRQYNEPGIFVTFEESPLDILRNAASFGWDLQSMVEQDKLFILDASPDPEGQDVAGSFDLSGLIERINYAIRKYKAKRVAIDSITAVFQQYDAVSVVRREIFRLIARLKEIGVTTVMTTERIDEYGPIARYGVEEFVSDNVVILRNVLEGERRRRTAEILKLRGTTHMKGEFPFTMGGHGISVFPLGAMRLTQRSSNVRISSGVPKLDEMCGGGFFKDSIILATGATGTGKTLLVSKFVEDACRSRERAILFAYEESRAQLLRNATSWGIDFEKMEQDGLLKIICAYPESTGLEDHLQIIKTEISQFKPSRMAIDSLSALARGVSHNAFRQFVIGVTGYAKQEEIAGFFTNTSEEFMGSHSITDSHISTITDTILLLQYVEIRGEMARALNVFKMRGSWHDKGIREFVITSNGPEIKDSFSNFERIISGVPHRITTDERSELSRIVRGVADDAL from the coding sequence ATGCAGGAACCAAGCCCTACCAGTAATGCCCTGATGCAGGTTCAGAAGCTCCCGACTGGGATCGAGGGCTTCGATGATGTCTGCCATGGGGGCCTGCCCATTGGCCGCTCCACCCTGATCAGCGGTACTTCCGGCACCGGCAAGACAATTTTCTCGCTCAATTTTCTCTACAACGGGATCCGCCAGTACAACGAGCCTGGCATTTTTGTGACATTTGAGGAATCGCCTCTGGATATATTGCGCAATGCGGCTAGCTTTGGCTGGGATCTTCAGAGCATGGTTGAGCAGGATAAGCTGTTTATTCTTGATGCCTCGCCGGATCCCGAGGGCCAGGATGTGGCCGGCAGTTTTGATCTCTCGGGCTTGATCGAGAGAATCAACTATGCCATCCGTAAATATAAGGCAAAGCGGGTTGCGATTGATTCGATAACCGCCGTTTTTCAGCAATATGATGCGGTTTCGGTAGTGCGGCGTGAAATCTTCAGGTTGATTGCCCGGCTCAAGGAGATTGGCGTCACTACGGTGATGACCACCGAGCGAATTGATGAATATGGTCCGATTGCCCGCTACGGGGTGGAAGAATTTGTTTCAGACAATGTTGTGATTTTGCGCAATGTGCTCGAGGGTGAGCGGCGGCGGCGCACGGCTGAGATTTTAAAATTGCGGGGCACCACCCATATGAAGGGTGAATTTCCCTTCACCATGGGTGGCCATGGCATCAGCGTTTTCCCCCTGGGTGCCATGCGTCTCACCCAGCGATCTTCCAATGTGCGCATCAGCTCCGGGGTGCCCAAGCTCGACGAGATGTGTGGTGGCGGTTTCTTCAAGGACTCAATCATTCTGGCCACTGGTGCCACCGGTACGGGCAAGACCCTGCTGGTTTCCAAGTTTGTTGAGGATGCATGCCGCAGCAGGGAGCGGGCGATTTTGTTTGCCTATGAGGAATCCCGGGCCCAGTTGCTGCGCAATGCGACCAGTTGGGGCATTGATTTTGAAAAGATGGAGCAGGACGGCCTGCTCAAAATCATCTGTGCCTATCCAGAATCGACTGGCTTGGAAGACCATCTCCAAATAATTAAAACGGAGATCAGCCAGTTCAAGCCCTCGCGTATGGCGATTGATTCGCTCTCCGCTCTGGCGAGGGGTGTCAGTCACAATGCCTTTAGACAGTTTGTTATCGGTGTGACTGGCTACGCCAAGCAGGAGGAGATCGCCGGTTTCTTTACGAACACCTCTGAGGAGTTCATGGGCAGCCACTCGATTACCGACTCCCACATATCCACCATTACGGATACGATCCTGTTGCTGCAGTACGTGGAGATTCGCGGTGAGATGGCCCGCGCCCTCAATGTGTTCAAGATGCGGGGCTCCTGGCACGACAAGGGTATCCGTGAATTTGTGATCACCAGCAATGGCCCTGAGATCAAGGATTCCTTCTCAAACTTCGAGCGGATCATTTCCGGTGTTCCCCACCGCATCACCACCGATGAGCGCAGTGAGCTCTCCCGCATTGTGCGGGGAGTTGCTGACGATGCGCTCTAG